A stretch of the Sandaracinaceae bacterium genome encodes the following:
- a CDS encoding NAD(P)/FAD-dependent oxidoreductase codes for MTTRSAAISAVDHDVVIVGAGFSGLGAGIKLREAGIHDFVILDAADGVGGVWRHNTYPGVAVDIPSATYSYSFEPNPGWTRAFAPGKELRAYAEQCADKYQLRPHLRLNTYVERAVFDEAHDLWRVHTSAGVITTRFLVGAVGPLDKPRMPDIEGVSSFAGQVIHTARWDHGADLRGKRIAVIGTGASALQLIPEIAEEAQQLDVYQRTAIWVLPKVDFAIAPQVRALFEAAPPTQKLMRLMTSAATEVIMVLGVVHHTTFPFLVRNIERVCLEHLQRQVKDPEVRRKLTPRYSFGCKRPSFSNRYLRTFNRPNTELITEPIARITEHSIITQDGRERPIDTLILATGFKVLDLGAMPAFPVVGLGGVELGAFWDQHRYQNYEGISVPQAPNFWLMNGPYSVTGASWFSIIEANVRHIVRCIGEARRRAATRVVVKQAPHDAYTEEMRRRMESTIFTQPGCAGSNSYYFDKHGDSPFVRPHTGLRLWWQSGHFDLEDYAYS; via the coding sequence ATGACCACCCGCAGCGCCGCCATCTCCGCCGTGGACCACGACGTGGTGATCGTGGGCGCCGGCTTCTCGGGCCTCGGCGCCGGGATCAAGCTACGCGAAGCGGGCATCCACGACTTCGTGATCCTGGACGCCGCCGACGGCGTGGGCGGCGTGTGGCGCCACAACACCTACCCGGGTGTCGCCGTCGACATTCCGTCGGCCACCTACAGCTACTCGTTCGAGCCCAACCCGGGCTGGACGCGCGCCTTCGCGCCGGGCAAGGAGCTGCGCGCCTACGCGGAGCAGTGCGCCGACAAGTACCAGCTGCGCCCGCACTTGCGGCTGAACACGTACGTGGAGCGCGCCGTGTTCGACGAGGCCCACGACCTCTGGCGCGTGCACACGAGCGCGGGCGTGATCACCACCCGCTTCCTGGTGGGCGCCGTGGGGCCACTCGACAAGCCGCGCATGCCGGACATCGAAGGGGTCTCGAGCTTCGCTGGGCAGGTCATCCACACCGCGCGCTGGGACCATGGCGCGGACCTGCGCGGCAAGCGCATCGCGGTGATCGGCACCGGCGCTTCGGCGCTGCAGCTCATCCCCGAGATCGCGGAGGAGGCCCAGCAGCTGGACGTGTACCAGCGCACCGCCATCTGGGTGCTCCCCAAGGTGGACTTCGCCATCGCGCCCCAGGTACGCGCGCTGTTCGAGGCCGCCCCGCCCACGCAAAAGCTGATGCGCCTGATGACCAGCGCCGCCACCGAGGTGATCATGGTGCTCGGCGTGGTGCACCACACCACCTTCCCGTTCTTGGTGCGCAACATCGAGCGGGTGTGCCTCGAGCACCTGCAGCGCCAGGTGAAGGACCCCGAGGTGCGCCGCAAGCTCACGCCGCGCTACTCGTTCGGCTGCAAGCGGCCCTCGTTCTCCAACCGCTACCTCCGCACGTTCAACCGCCCGAACACCGAGCTGATCACCGAGCCCATCGCGCGCATCACCGAGCACTCGATCATCACGCAGGACGGCCGCGAGCGGCCCATCGACACGCTGATCCTGGCCACCGGCTTCAAGGTGCTGGATCTGGGGGCCATGCCCGCCTTCCCCGTGGTGGGCCTCGGTGGCGTGGAGCTGGGCGCGTTCTGGGACCAGCACCGCTACCAGAACTACGAAGGCATCTCGGTGCCGCAGGCGCCCAACTTCTGGCTCATGAACGGGCCCTACTCCGTGACCGGCGCCTCGTGGTTCAGCATCATCGAGGCCAACGTGCGGCACATCGTGCGCTGCATCGGCGAGGCTCGGCGGCGCGCCGCCACGCGCGTGGTGGTGAAGCAAGCGCCCCACGACGCCTACACCGAGGAGATGCGGCGCCGCATGGAGAGCACCATCTTCACGCAGCCGGGCTGCGCGGGCTCCAACAGCTACTACTTCGACAAGCACGGCGACTCGCCCTTCGTGCGCCCGCACACGGGTCTGCGGCTGTGGTGGCAGAGCGGCCACTTCGACCTCGAGGACTACGCCTACTCG